The DNA sequence tcaaaggggggggggagagagagagagagagagagagagagacagagagagaagtGGAGAGCAGTACAATATTATTTATAAAGGGTGTTGCCAAcaattccaaagggggagattgctGGTTATCTGGAACTGTAGGAGGTAGCTTAACGTGTTAGCAACAAGTCTGATGTGATCAAGTGAGTCCCACTTGGTTGATGAGGTGTATAGAATTATAATAGTTGGGGTACTGAACAACTTGCAAGGTTACAATGGTCTATTTCACTATGGAAGTGGCATTATCACATGGTTATATTAGTCATTTCACAATGTTGAGGTTGTGGCCTGACATGGATAtgagaagcatagcctttggtGATGTGGCAGGTACATGTATGTATGATGGTAGTCATGCCAGCATGATGGTGAAGATGATATGTTGctcatgatgatgataatgtgTGCTTATGATGTAGTTCATGTTTGGTGTATGGTGTTAAGAATGCATGGGGTCATGTTGTTATAGCAAATTATGCTACCACTGGAGGTGCACCATACGAACCAAACGGGGGCAGGAAGCGCGCAAAAGGCACCAACACAAGCCTAGACAAACGGTCTGGTCCTATCCGAATTATATATCTGGCTAGCAGCTGAAACCTAGGTTAGGAGCAACCCGACCGACCGACGTTATTAAAGAGGATCAATTACCAAGCTACTGGTCAACACCAACATATGGAAGGCAACGTGGGTGGCTCACCACACCATATCTGAATGACTAATAGCTCGAGACAACACCAAAATTGTGACTGTGCGATAGCCCCAAGGCCTTACCAACCAAGCGGCAAGCAACACGCAACCAATTGTTCGGAATAAGTAGTCAGCAATCGAGCCACCTAATCTAGGTCACTCGGCATCTAAGTCCTATGAGTTTCCTCATCAAATACACATTAATAGACCATCCATGTCTAGCAAGGAGTGGACTCCAATCCGAAAAGGACTCTCAAAAGTATATCAAATCTTCCCTAGAAAGAAGGATATCTCGCGATATGGCCAGTACGTGGAGTTCCTACAACCGAGACATCTTCCCTATTCACTCTCCTACTATAACTCTTGCCATATACAGGCTTCTATTGGTAATAGGAAGTTGCGAGATTGGGACTCTCTTTGTTGCCACCATCCCAGAGCTATCAATACCCATGTAAACTACCCTTTTTTGGGGGGATcaacattttctatttttactggAATTTCGGTTTACAtagagatctaacttaggcatcagagagtcccccatTGGATCAGCCTGgtgctcactctcttgtgttttcttctttgtgtAGGTTCCACATACTGCCAAGGGTGATTTCTTGCTGCAACACATGTCATAATGGAAGTatggaatgacatgcatagttaTATAGGTGACATAAGGTGTCATTGTATACATGGTAAAATGGCATGTCACTTGATATGGTCGCAGGACTTGATAAAGTGAACTCAATCTCTTCATATGGTACTATCACGCGGCAAGGGTGGATCACCTAGATATCAATATGGCTTGTCAAGTCAGGCAGATAGGCATTCAAACCAACAACACAAGCACACACGTTGGCACACTCAGCCAGGTCACAAGGTATAGGTTACAGGGGTACTCAAGGCTTTGACACTCATACGGTGGCACCACATTTCCATGCCTCAAGTGAGacaaagcaagaaagaaaataaaaaaattggctAAGTATAAAAGGTTACACAAACCATTCGACATAGTGCTTAAATGAAGTTTTAAATACCTGTTCATGCAGGGTCTTACTTGTGTAATTTCAAAAGGTCATTTGCTTACAAGGGgcataaagaaaattttagaaatcACATCAGATGCCAGATTGGCGATTAGGAGACAGCCTCATCGCCTTCATTCCGAATCAGTGGCTCATGTGAATTTGCACTAAAATTTGACGTTGGAGATGCCTACATGAGACTTGGGATAGGAGGAGTGTAAAGATGCTTGAGTGAATGTATCACACCATAACCAAGTAGTCTAGGTACTAAGTGAACATAGTGAGTGCGTAGATGGAGTTGTTCCATATTGCGTATCCAGGTAACATCTCTTGCTCACTAGTGATCGGCTCACTCACCACCCGATATGTCTCTTGCCATTTAAATGTGTGATATGGCATCACATCATACTGATAGTGATCAGAAGCTCAAGATCTCCCTTATTTTCTACTAACGCCTAATAGACCAAATGGTTGAGATTTTGCCCATGTCTGCAAAAGTTTATTCGACAGCATATGCTTGCCCTACAATTTAGTGAAGTGCAAGAGTACCAAAATTGCCTTAGATATTCCATTTGGAGTAATATAGAGACCCAAGCATCTCTTTCATACGATTATGATAATTGAAATTGCAAAATTCTCGTTGTTAGGAGAACTACACTATAAGAAGAAAAACCATAGCTTGAAGGACTTCTCAATGcctcattttttaaaattcctTCATAATAAAACTTAAATGTATTGAATGATTCTAAATCTATTCAACCAACCTTGAAAAAGCTATTAAAGGATATATTGAAGGCATGAGAATGATAGTCGGGTTGTGTATTGAAGACAAGATAGAGTTGTGTGtgagaaaggagaggaagaagacaaaagAAGGCCCTAAATGTCAGGTGCACTTGAAGGTacatatctctccaacattaGGAGAAAGTCGAAGATTTTAGTGCTTGTATGGAATGCACAGTGAAGCCTCTAAAAGAGATTACCAATGAAGGTAATCAACTTAAAGAAGTTCTTATTTGCATTTGACTTAATTGTATATATGTTGAAGAGCTTAAGATGTTGTAAAGGGGTGTGGgacttgtatttattttttgataaacctTGTAACCTATTAGGTAGGGACTTGACAGTAATTGGGGGGATTGTAACCCTTTCCTGAGTGGCATCTCAGGTTGAAGCAGGTATCTTAGTACCTGGACTATAGTTGCAGTCACAAGCTAGTTGAGTATTGAACAATATATAAAGCCCTAGGTAGGTTATTGCTCCGTGGATGTAAGTTGTTGGCCAAACCATGTATTTTTTGTGTCATGTATCTGTGATTGTGTATTGGAGCATCATTAGTTATGCTTGTTTGTAGGATATGTGTGCTTGTTTGGTAGGCCAAGCCACTTGGTGGTTGCATGATGGACAAACACACGACTGGGTGTTTAAAACTGGTAAACTTGGGATTTCCCTAGAAATTCTGAGTGAACAATAGATAGTGTCACAAGTGAGATTGTAGTCAAGGTCAATTTTGAGGAGAAATTTGCAAACAATGTGTAACCTTCTCAGTGTCAACTTGAGATTCACAGTGTTTTTGAAAGCTATTAATGTTTCAATTCATGGTCATTGGAAGGGCACATGGAACCATTGGGGAGGAGGACAGAGGGAACCGAAGATGGAGAAGGCAAGGCAGAGGGAAGcgtggagaaaaaaaaaaaaaaaaccctgttcTAAAGTGAACAATAGACAGTGCCATGAGTGAGATTGCAGTCAGGGTTAGTTTTGAGGAGAAATTTGTAGACAATGTTTAACCTTCTCAGTGTCAACCTAAGATTGACAATATTTATGAAAGCTATTAATATTTAGATTTATGGTCATTGGAAGGGCACATGGAACCATTGGGGAGGAGGAGATAGGGaaccgaagatgaagaaggCAAGGTCGAGGGAAGCGTAGAgaaattcaacaaaaaaaaaaaaaaaaaaccctattctaaAAAGTAGTTATGTGATTAGGGGTGGGCAAATAAGTCCGGTTAGTAACCGGGTTGGTTACAAACATATTaacctctgtctctctctctctctctctctctctctctctatatatatatatatatattttttttttttgctttccataaaaaaaactatttgtaCTTGAAACTAGGTCTTTAAGGTATAACAGATAgactacaacaaaaaattcaagctttttttttttggcaaaatattCCTATGTGGAGACTCAAACATCGGTTGCTTAAATGAGAGTCAAATACTCTAACCATCTAGGCTACAACCAACGAATGGTTGAACCTTTATTTGCTGTCTAACAAATACCACTACTAtaagtgtatttagaacttgacactTTCTTTTTATTGCCTCTGTTTTACTCTGAAAAGTTCTTGTTGAAAGGAGTCACTTTCTCACATATTTTCGAATACACATGTGAAATGTCAAGCTTTAtgctcataaaaaaaattatataaaactaagggctcgtttgataacgtttcaagaaacgcgtttcagccgtttctgtttccagaaacagcagaaacggagcaaaaaacgtttgataaaactgtttcgattcacttatttttagaaatagaaatagaaatttttacttatttatggttcaagaaacgacccaagcgccgtttctgaaaacgacttgtggcaattctttcactagttatcatcgacttctaaaaacatgacttatcaaacaccttcaatttcgtttctgtttctagaaacggaaatttatgtttctgccgtttcttgaaacagaaacggcagaaacgttatcaaacgggccctaaaaggacgaaaaaataaaattacaattatttatttatttattttttggggtaaagaagttataaattatttgacaccttaagagGTGTCATTAGAGAATCGCTTACAAATATTTCTGACAAATAAGTTTCCCCCCAACATAACATCTGCCAATTGTATAATATCACCtatcagaaaatgaaaaacaatatagtttgccatttctttctcataaaaataaaatacagttCACCATATCCAATTAGTTTCACAAAACAACCTTATTTTCATTTACTCAAGCTACATCTGCTAACAGAGGACTGTCTCTATGATGGGCGAACACTGGAAGATTCAAGGCAGCCATGGCAATAGATTTGTCTTCTTCAAGTATTTCTATATCCAGGGAGGTGTTCACCTACACCCACACAAATACTCCAGTGAGAATGTACAGAAACCAAGCCATCAGCAAGCTTCCAACACCCAccattttgatttcttcatcctAAAATAGCCAAACTTGTTATTCTAAGCTAATGTCAAGTAACATCTTACGTACCTCCCCACTCAGTTCTCTTATGTATCCAACGAGCAGAAGCTGCCATGGATTATCTGTTGCGTACTCTCCTGTTTCATCAATGAGATATGGCAGCTGCAAAAAAGGCATCAACAGAAAAACTTTGAATTCACTCACTGCTAGAAAACCATGAAAACAGAGCAATTGATGATACTGGTATGTTACTGGATGGAATCATTTTGAATGTTAAATATAATCAGTTCATGGATTTGCTACCCACCATTACTCGCTTTGCTATAACTGAATTGCCTTGCCATCCGATTGCCACCACAGCTTTGAAGATTTTAGATGTGCCAAGCTTAGCCCAACCGAAGAAGACTCCCGAAATTTGATCAGGAAGAGGGGTTGGATAATCATCTGGTTTTGTtaatttcaaaaggaaaaatgaaattaagtaGGCAGTGCAACACATCAGGAATTTGGAATCCCGAAAGCATTATGCACATGCAGTGTATGAATAACAATTATGTTTAGGAAAACAGGATTCATGACTTGATCaaccttgccaataggggaaaTAAAGATGGTAGAAGTAAAAGTAGAAAATTGATGGGAACATCAGGGATCATATGGTTCATACACAGCAATGGAAGACACCATGTTTCACCTGGGACAATTCGTTAATTATTCCAGAAGAATGcttgaaattaagaaaaatatttgataaaaaattCCACCACGCTTGTTTGACTTGGTTTTGGCTTTTAAGTCAACAATTCAAAAAACATCCCTGTTGCCTGCACAATATGCCTCAATTTTGGACTGAGTCACTTCCAAACATGACCAGTAAGCCACTAGGCCTAAAATTTTACTTAAATTGGGTGTTTttaaagtgaaaatgcataaaGTAGATCCACCTGACCTGAAACTTCACTCAAAAACCCGTCACAGGGAACAGCCTTCACATACATGGGTTCAATTGGCAAAGTATTTTCCACCCCTGCAACCATTAAAACCAACCGGAAACTCCATTTAGTTGGCTAGAGGTTATGACAaccaaaataaagtgaaaatgAATAGATATGTACAGTCGTCAAATGGTGGAAGACCCCAAAGCTCAGGCCGAAACTCCAAAAGTGAATGAAGCACATAAGTCGCCATTGAATACCGATCAGTGTGAGTTTGGAGTGATGGAACAGCTACTACCTTCATTCCAGCAGCCTTTGCAGCCATAACACCAGGCCTGGTTGAAATATTAGGCATTAGCATAAAAGGTTAATCATCTAACtctagaaaagaagaaataaaggtgGGTGCAATTGTAGGTATCAATATTAATGGTACACTAAGCAGGAACTTCTCAGTTACATGACACAGGAAAAGACTCATTAGCTTAGCTTCAATCAAGTATTGCAACTCCAGTCTTAATATATTCATCAGAGTTGATAAAAGGTTAATTGATAAGAATCTATTTCACTTATTGTGGACTTTAAGAAAGATTGAACCTTCCAATATCACGTGAAGATAATGTTTATAGGAGATAATGGGTCATCTTTGCCATAGTCGGAGAAAATACAACTAATATGGGAAGCCAGGTTATTTCAGCAAACGAAAATAGGCTCAGTTAGTGCTTCCTTTAATGCTAAGCTGGTTGTGTCCAAGGAATCAACCCAGGTATTAGAATCATTTCCCAGAAATTATTTCAGGTCACATCTTCATTTCCCCATGTCTTCTGTGCAAAATATTGCCACAAGGTAGTGTAAATTCTGAAGTCCAAACACTGGCAGTGGCATGTATTGAAAAACGATTTCAAAATGGAGCTTGAATTAGGTTTTCCTGCATGCGTTGGGACAACAGGCACTAGATTGTACTGCATACTAGGAACCTAAGACATTGCCAGCTACCTTTCAAAATGTTCAGAGTAAATGTATTTGCACTTCTAGAGTTTTCTAGAGTTGCTGATAAATAAGGTCATAAAACAATGAAACTATCTAATAGAGGCTATAGAGCTACTTATGTGCCAAACAAGTAGTCCAAAAGATGAATTTCAAAACAACCATTTGAGCTGACTTACAAGGAGTCTTCGATCACCAGACAGCTCAAGGGATCTACACCCATTCTCTTTGCTGCCTCTAGAAATCTAAACAAgtataccaaaaaaagaaaacagtgAGAACAACAATGACACAGCAGtgaaataaataattttcttccattacatTGTAACGGTGTAAATATCTACTTGGGCATTGCCATCAAAATAATGGGCAAGAGTCTTACAAGTCAGGAGCAGGTTTCCCAGAATTAACGTCATTCCTTCCAAGAATTACAGAAAATGATTCCTTCCATCCTAAATGAATAATTGCAGTAGACCACATTGGACAAGTATGGGAAAAAAGATGCACACAGGCCAAAAAGACATTATcataaatttgtaaaaaaaattatatgaaccAACATATATCACAGGAAACATTGTTAAAATATGTTGCAACAGAAGAGAACTACACAATATTGTTGaacagataaaaaaatataaaagatccATTGAATTAACAAATGTATATTTGGAACCAGAGATTGCCATAGCTTTTTCCCCCAGCACATATACTTACCTTGCTTAATATTAAaacaatccacaatacaaaacATGGTTCTTAATCTTGGAAAATCTGGTAATTGAAGACCACAATCATGACTGCTAGAGAATTTGCATCAATGAAAAATGCAATACAACATTCAATAAAACCAAATTTCCAAGGAAAACAGAACAGAGAAAGATTTCTTTGAGGGTGAATGGAGTTAAACTTTCAAAAATTTAGTCAATATCATTGAAATATTTCTGTTCAACAGGGCCAAAATATTACAGTATATTCAGTTGAAACTAaagtcaaataaaaaatcataggaTTTTAACCAaagtcaaaaaataaaaacatttttgaTAACTCATTTTTGGTATATTTGGGAAGCAGCACTGGGAATATCAGGAGTACGTGCCACCAGTAGAAACACACACTACTTAAAACTGTTTTCCAGCTTGGCTCAAAGCATCTAGGAAGCTTAGGGTGTGGAGGGAGAAGTATTAATGGTCTTGTCACTTTCAGTCTTTAATGTTACAAAGGTAGACCATCCCCCAAGGGATGACAGACTGAAACTGAACATTCATGAATGTCACACTATCAATGccattcagacattggaggaatTGTTAAGATCATAATCTTCAGTGCTCTTTAAGTTTTTGGGCCATATGAGTGCTTGCATCTCTCAAATAGCCAAAACAGTATCACTTTTCATTCAAGGGTTCAAATCCATTAAGTGTCTACCAAATGCAACTCTACTACCTATTAATGTTTTTCATCAGGATAAGTGGTCCATGGAAGCAACCGAAATGTGATGGATGTTTACCTGGAAATCCAGGACTTGAGGCATACAGGAGTTTATTGAAATTGCCATCTATTggtactttttcaaaaatcagacCCTCCTTTCAAGCCAAAAACAATAGATCTTCTCCCGGAGCTAAAACCCATATTGTTAGTGTGGAAGGTTCATAGTAGTATCATCCATAGGGAGAAAAATGTTCAAGGAAGGTTCTTGGAGCAGCATAATTGAGAAAATATAGGTTGTAGACCCATTTATTGAACATCTTGTTCATGTGAATACATAACACGGAAAACCAATGGGAAAAGTTCTTTTGTTAGCAGGGTTACCATGTAAAGAGTAAcgtgttttccttttttaacaTCACTACTACTACAACTATTAATTAcatagaaagaatttttttttttttctttcgaaaaggcaagaagaaaatcaacTTTATAATGATACTATAAAAGTTCAGTTGGTCTGAACCTCTGTGTCATCTCAGACCAATAAATTTTCCATGCATGTACATACTTTGTGCTCAGAAATTATAAATCAACAATGTTTATTTTTCCTCAAACAATTTCATTACTATTTTTGAACTAACAGGCATCATATCGTGACAGAGTTGGTCACTATATTATGTGCATTAATGATGATGGTGTTATACGAACTTTATCAATGGAGGAGGAGTCATATATTTTTgaatgattataaacataatAGTAAGCAGTATTTTGCAAAACAGTTGATTGAGTCTGTTCTTTCCACTGATGATGAGATACAGATACAAGCTACACAGATGACCAAAGAATGTCAGAGTTATAACAATAACTTTCATATGCATGATTTATCTATGAACACAGcacaaaaaatccagttttggTTCTAATGTATTCATCTTTTCCTTGAAAACATTCTATGGTGTAATGAAATGAAGTCAACTGCGGTTTTCAACGGAAAATTTCCATTCAGGTTCTTTCTCTTGAATGTTCATATTATTGTTCTCCTACTGCAGTTCTAACCCAAAGTCATGCTCACATGAATTGTCTATTACAGATGCTATAAAAGGAACAGTCTACTGGTTGCAGTAACGTAAGTAGTTTATATCACTGGTGGAAAGGATGATTCTAAGAGTTTCCACGAGATTCCACAACTAATTTATTGTCCATAAAGCATGGACCACTTCTATTTTCCCTTACAAGCAGCTAAACCTAATTTGATCTAAATAAGCAACTTACAGAAGTagcaataaataaaatatgtttATACTTCTTAAGGTCTCGATGAAGAACATCATGGcaattattaatattaatataaaaaaaaaaaccgacaAAAGAATCATTGTACAGATAATAAGTTCATAAAGTGAAGATGAAAAAACCTTCTTGCCGAGAAATTTTTTCGTCAATGTGTTTCCTTATGCAATTTGAAGCAAGAGCAAATGGAACTCCATGTTTACATAGATGCTTGATAAGGCGATTAACACCGGGAAGAGCTTTGGCAAGTGGCCACCTAGAGAAACACCAATAATCAAAAGGAAAACCATATAAAAATCCTATGATAATATCAACTACAGCAAGCCATCATGTTTAAAAAGTGCATACcaataaaaactcaaaaaagaaTAGATTTTAGAAAACGGCATActtagtgcatgaggctcccgccactgagGGGGGTCTGGCaaaggtcataatgtacgcagcctttcCCCACtttgtggagaggctgtttctcaACTCgaacctccccccccccccccccggggtcCACTAGGTTAGAATAGATTCTCTTATAAGAAAAATGTTAAGAAGAGTAGTCCTTGAAGCTGGGTTTCAATTTTGTATTATGAAACATTTTAAGATTCGGATAGTAAGGGTGGGCCATGCAGCTAAAGATCATGCTTTAAGGTAGTGAACCTCTAGTACGAGAGGGCTCTGAGTTTTGGTTGTTACATGTACCCCTCTAAGAGAAGCCTATCTATAGGCTTTGGATCCAACCAACAAACATGGTATAAATTGATAGGCTCATTTGGTACAAATTGGTATGCTGTTAAATTGGAGTGCTAAAGTCAGCTTGATAAGGATATTCTCAGGTAAGCAGTCAGGAATCAGGATCAATCTCTTATAATACTTGTTGAACGGATTCCCACCACAGAGAACAGAATCTCTCTCCTTTAGCAGTTCCATTACTTCTTCCCCAACTGATACCTTAAGGTAATCGTATAAGTTCGATCACATGAGGTTCTATAATGAAAAGCTGCTAATATATTCTATTGGGAAAGCAGAAACTTTCTCAGTTTtaggccatttttttttttccttcttctttttgaaGACAAATGACAAACTTGGTATTATACAGAGAAGATTAGCATGGCCCCTACTAAAAGGTTTAGGTCAATTCAATCATTGCTTTCAAATATTAAGAGATCATATAATTCTTACAAAGCAGAATTACAAAAACAATAAACAGGGGAATGGTAGGAACTGTGAAGGTTCTCTATTTTTGCTGTGTAATATACTTTTGTGTAATTCTAGAAACAACAACAATTAGCAAGGAGAGATAGTAGAAGAGAgactagatatatatatatatatatatattaaaatagagAGATAAGGGGCTTGCCTCTCCACATACAAAGGCATGATTTCCTTGGAAAATTGATCAGGTGTCAAGGGAAGGTCATAATCCTTAACAATGGCAGCTGCTGACTCTTTGTGCGTTTGACCCAACCTGTTATCTTCCTTGTCACTATCCAGGATCTTGCCATATTTTGCCAAAAAGTCCTTCACAatgtattttgttgttttttctgCAAATAATCACCATCACCATGGATGAttcaaaaatgtaaaaaaatctcaatcaatacaaaaataaaattaattagtGAGAATAAAGactaaaaaagaaatcaaagaaagtAATGAACATAAAGGAAAGACATAATTAAAGAAAGGGACAAGAAAGGAGGACCTGTGTCTAAAAGGGTcccatccaaatccatgataaCAGCCAAAATCTGAGTTTCAGCATTGCAGGTATGAGAGTCACAGCAATTCATGATTAAACCAGATCACAGGGaggattagagagagagagagagagacgttaATGGGGTCGGTACTAGGTAGTGAAGGAAATGGATGGCAATTTAATACAAAACCAAGCGGAGGAATTGATTCTAGTGGAAGTAAAGAAAGGGACATAAAACGGTGTCGCATTTGACACTTTGTGTGGttaatttagagagagagagagagagagagagagagagagagagagagagattctgtGATTGTGCGCGGTTTTCATTAGGggctcttttttccttttcccgcCCGACGAAGAGCAGAGAAGAAGCGTAGAAATATTTTTCTGATTGGCTTGTGAGGGTCACAGAATTCGT is a window from the Macadamia integrifolia cultivar HAES 741 chromosome 5, SCU_Mint_v3, whole genome shotgun sequence genome containing:
- the LOC122078797 gene encoding bifunctional riboflavin kinase/FMN phosphatase-like; the encoded protein is MNCCDSHTCNAETQILAVIMDLDGTLLDTEKTTKYIVKDFLAKYGKILDSDKEDNRLGQTHKESAAAIVKDYDLPLTPDQFSKEIMPLYVERWPLAKALPGVNRLIKHLCKHGVPFALASNCIRKHIDEKISRQEGWKESFSVILGRNDVNSGKPAPDLFLEAAKRMGVDPLSCLVIEDSLPGVMAAKAAGMKVVAVPSLQTHTDRYSMATYVLHSLLEFRPELWGLPPFDDWVENTLPIEPMYVKAVPCDGFLSEVSDDYPTPLPDQISGVFFGWAKLGTSKIFKAVVAIGWQGNSVIAKRVMLPYLIDETGEYATDNPWQLLLVGYIRELSGEVNTSLDIEILEEDKSIAMAALNLPVFAHHRDSPLLADVA